Part of the Anopheles gambiae chromosome 3, idAnoGambNW_F1_1, whole genome shotgun sequence genome is shown below.
AACGCGGACGGTGCAATTATCTCCATATGATATCAATCTTTTGATTACGGGGGATATTAGTGGAGTTTTCGATTGTGCAAATGTTCCATTATTACACACGTCTTAAACCAGTTACGCTTCGAAGAGGGGTTTTACCGTTTCTTGGTTGCTAAAATTGATTGCAATTTGCACGTGAACATCATTGTTTGTGTTGATATCGCGCGATATGCTTGCATGTAGAACTAGATTCGCGCAATGATAAGCCAAAGGTAGGACGAACTGCTCCACAGGTCATGTACGGACGCGAGACCATGGCCTACtgcttgtgttgtttgttcatCTAGTTATCAACCATACTGCGGGGCTATTTGTTCTGTCACTTTGAACAGAaggaaacgagaaaaaaaacaaccaccacaacaacatgGAAATTTCACAGTTTCATTACAGACTGGCGACTTCACTCAGCCGTATGCCGTATTATTTAcccattgtttttttgtgacatACTTTTAGGCATACGCGGCAGGATGTAATATTGTGGTGCTAGCGAGCAACTTCGAGCGAGTGCAGATCATTCCCGGTGCGGTGCACAACTACATTCGCATCTCGGCATTAGATGCCAGCACCGATACGGGAAAGATAGCGGCCGCGTACGAGGACAAGGTATGCATCTTCGAACCAACGCCTCTAATCCACACGGAAAGGGCGTCAACGCACGGATTGGAGTACAAGTAAGCACACTGTCAGAGAGCCCTTTTGGGAGGGTTGCGGCACTGAAGAAATGCGTATGGCTTATATCATTTATCTTgtgattgttattttttaggTGGGTGCAAACCGGAAGCTTGCAGGCAGCGTCCCATATCAGTTCGCTTTCGTGGAACCTCGAGGGAACGCGTCTGTTGACGGGAGGGACCGTATTGCAGCTGTGGCACGAGCGCCTATCCAAGCAGGATGATGACGAGCCGGGCTGTATGTTAACCGGAAAGGCGCTAATCCTGTGTAGTTGCTAATTTACGccggttttttgtgtgctcttCTTTCCAGCGGTTAAATTCGAAATCGGAGGAGAGCGTGATCCGAAAACGCCCACCGGTGAGGAGGAAGCCGATAGCAGCTCGTGGGATTGCGTTTGGAAATGTCACACCGCAACACCGGTCCATCATATGGCGTTCAGCCCGGATGGTACGCTGTTCGCTACTTCCGGCAAAAGCGATCGCCTGGTGAAGGTGTGGTACGAGAACAAATACAGTACGTATTGACTGGTCCATTTTCTCACCGGTTTGTTCAATTAAACACGAACGAACATTGTATCTTTTATTCTAGCCTTGTTTCCTAACAAAAGCTTCGATCAGTCACAGTCCCAAAGCTTTGCGGGTGCACCGGAAATTAGCTATGGGTTTGTGTATGTCGCGCATCCGCGTGCCGTAACGCATCTGTCGTGGCGCAAGACGAGCAAGTACATGCCGAAAGGCTCGGTGTCGAACATGTTGGTCACGTCGTGTCTGGATAATATCTGCAGAATCTGGGTAGAGACGGTGCTGCCGGAGGATGGGCTGGTGAACATGAACCAATTTGATCCGCTGGCATCGCAAAACCCAAAGTTCCGCACCCATCGGCACAAGCATCGGTTTATGCAACGGTTGAAGCACATGAAAACATGCTTCCACATACGCCGCCATGCGAAACACAGCACCGGCGGACCGAACGGTCTGAACGGGATGGGACCGGGCTTTGGTGGACCGGGAGCTAGCTCTGGGTTCGGCAATGCGCCGATCCCGACGCTACCCTCGACGTACAGTGTGCACGACTTCCATTCGTACGGCTACCATGGCACGGGCATGAGATCCGGGCTGCACTTTCACCTAGCCGCGTCGATAAACGCCGAAACGGACATACCGCTGGTGCCGTCGATGCACACGACCGACCCTTCCACGCAGCCCAATTTCATACTGCACTGGCTGAACAACAAGGAGATGCACTTTACGCTGCAAGCGGAAGGGATCCTGCAGGAGATGACGCGCAAGGTGATCGAGAAGGAGGAGATGCAAAATGCCTCCGGAAGCAATAGTGAGGGTGGGGGAGGAGTCGGTGCGAACGACCCCGGTGGAAGTCTGCTGATGGAGGACGGTTCCATAACCGATCACCACCGAAAGGGGCAGCTTAGAAGCGCACTGTCCCAGGAGGAGAGTAACAGTAGTGAGGAACATCCACCAATGCATTCGCAGCATCGTTCGCATTCGATCGGAGCAGGCTCGCACGTCGGGCTGCCCAGTCATCATTCGCTTTCGAACACCACGTCCATCAATTCGCTAGCGAACGATGGAAATCTGCACGTAACGGATTCGCTGGATATGAAGATCGATTGCCTGCTCCGCGACTGGCAGCACAGTCCGGATCTGCTGTTCTCGATTCATCCGATCGACGGCAGCTACTTGATTTGGGTGGTGGAGTGGTTGGACGAGTACCATCCGGGCTCGTACCGCCAGGCGCAGGTTTCCTTTTCCACGCGCATCCCGTCGGCTTTCCCGCTGGGAGACGCAATGTCGATGTCCACTACGGTTGCCCTTTACAATACCGGCGGCAATTTGGGCTTCCGAGATATGATCATGCGCGGGCCGAAATCGTCGTGCGGTGCAGGTGGGCTGAGCAATGGCGGACAGCTGGATGTTGTTAGCGATGTGGTCACGTCGCTTCCGAGCGTGATGGAGGAAAATGAGGCCAACGAAGATGATAATGCCGAGCAGGCCAGCAATGCGGAGACGGAGAATCGCGGAGGCGAGGAGACTGGTGACCACCACGCTTCGAAAAAGGACCATACTGGGGCGGACGGTGCCCCACTCGAGCAGGCCGATATTTTAACCGCTCCACCCTCGCCCACCATCTCGATGGTCACAAAGCATTCGAACGGAACGCTCAACCTGTGGCAGCTGACTTTTGCCGATCGAAGCAAGTTTTCGCAGGTGCTCAGCATTGGGCACGCCTCGCGTGCCTCCGGTCATCGGTTCCGGGTGAATGACATCACTTGCCATCCAGTGCTGCCGCTATTGCTGACGACGTCGCACCACAACATTCCGGACATACCGACGGGAGAGCCGGCGCAACCCGGAGGTGGGACGGGCAACCGTTCCGCGGGGATGCATCGCTCGAAAGATGTGTGCGCCCCGTCTGGATTCTGCTCCGAGTTGATACTGTGGCGCGTAGATGCCGTTGGACCATTGTCGCAGTCGGGTGGGGTGAGCGAACTCGCGCGCATCAATTCGCCGGAAATATCTGCGTTCAGTAACGTCGCCTGGATACCGACCCTGCTTCCCAGCACAACGCTCGGCAATCTGAGTAACTCACCGTCCGCCTGCTTCGTGGCCAGCGACGGTGAGTGCTTGCGGGTGTATCAAGCCGTGATCGATGCCCGCACGCTGCTGGCCGAGATTTCGAGCTCCGAGCGACGCTGCCGTAGGATGGACTCGCTGATGTCGCTCTCAACCGAGTCTTCGGAGAATGCTGGAATGTTGCCTCCCATATTGCACGACAAAATCAAGATCGTTTCGCAGCAATCGACCGCCCGACCCGGGTGCATCATACAGCTGGATGCGATCGACGATGCGACCCATGATTGGCAGaacacacagtttttgcacgtGTTTCAGGAGCAGCTAATCACGGGAGAGCGCACGGAATCGATGGATCCGTTTGCTGGCGCGAACCACACCACACTTCCAGCTGGATCGAGCATCGATGCGGATGGGCTAAACCCGGACCTAAAGCCTACCATTGGACTGATGGACGGTGGTATGGGGGCGATGGTGGATCTGCAGCGCAACGCCCAGTTCGAGCAGCCGTTCTATCTCGTGGTGCTGGAGCGTACACAGAACGGCACTACGCTACACATGTGGCGCATCGTAATTGCCTCACAGCCGGCAGCGGCTGATGAAATGAGCAGCAGCATGATGTACGTGCCGGACAGTAACCTTGTGCAGGATTTGGACGATCCCGAGAATCTTCACCGGCCTTCGGTAGTGCCGGACGATTTGCCCAAGAGCGCTGGCCATCATCGGGCACCGCTCGATCATGCTTCGCACGTTAACATTTCCACAACGAAAGTGTGCACCCAGGAGCTACCACTACCGGACGGCGTGGATGTCATCCATGCTGCACCGGCAGCCGGTCATCTGAGCTCGTCCTCGATCTATCCAGCCTGTTTTGCGCCGTACATAATCGTTACCGCGTGCTCCGATTCGACGGTGCGCTTTTGGAAGTGTAAAAGCACAACGCGCAAGGAGGGCGGCAAAGGTGCCGGTGAGAGTGAGAGCAGCCAGGTGCCCCATTACGAGTGGTGTGAGTGGGAAATGATCCGCAAAGATCAGGAATCTACGATCGATGTGAACGGGCAGCTGCTGCACATAAGTGCGGCCTACTCAGGGCGAATTGCTTGCGCGTACAAGTACGGCAAATCGTTTACGCGACCCACGAAGAGCAGCGATCCGGAGACGCGCTTCGTCAACCTGAGTGTGGCCATCTACGAGTGCGAGTCAACCGGTGGCAGTGAATGGGTGCTTGAAGATACTATACACCTGAAAAATATTCATCTGCCCCGCATTCAGGTGGACCACAACTTGGATTTAAGCTACCTGTACGACACGCGCACACTGCAGAAAAAGCAGCGCCTCAATCAGGTACTGCACACCCTCTCGCATGACGATGCCAGGTCACCGCGGTCGGTGAATGGCGACGTTACGCCAGAGGCACTGGCGAAACCGGGCACGGGTCTGCTGGCCGTACCAAGCTTCAGCACGCTGCAGTCGCTGCGGAAAAGCATCACCGAACACGGTAATACGTGCCCGATCACCCAAAAGCATCTCGTGCAGCTGGACTGGGTTTCCAAGGAGGATGGATCGCACATTCTTACCGTTGCCGTTGGCAGCAAAATCCTACTCTTCACCCCCGTTAGCAGCGATCTGGCACAGTCGAACATGAAAGCGATGAAGGAATCGCAATCGACGAACCGGCCGTTACTACGCAAGGCTAGCTCGTTGGCGCAACCACATTTCAACGACGAAATTCGCTGGATGAAGCTACGCCAGATCGAGCTCACGACGGCCGACGGTCTGCCCCCGCTACCGATGCAGATCTCGTGGGTGCGGGACGGAATCTTCGTCGCCGGGATGGACTCCGAGATGCATGTGTACTCGCAGTGGAAGCCGCAGAGCAACAGCCTGTACAACGTGAACCCGCAGCTGGACATTGACGACATGTACGATACGCGCAACCTAAAGGATGAGGACCTTCGCTCGATGGCGCAGGACAGCACCCAGCGCCGGCTGGCGAACGTGTCCTCGATGCCGGTTCTGTCTCGTGTCAGCTCCATCAATCTTAACCAGATGCTATCGTCGGCAGatacgaagaagaagaaaacacttGCTGCGGCTAGCACTGGGCAGATAGGTGCGGTGGCGGCCGCTGCAGCTGCGgccgatcagcagcagcaacctggCCATCACGATTACATGACCGACTATGGGCTGTTCGAGGCTTCGCGCATTGCCTGCCCGGTACTGCCACAGTACCATCCGAAACAGTTGATGGAGCTGCTGAACTCGGGCAAAATACGTTGGGTTAAAGCGATCCTAGCCCATCTTGTTCGTTGCATCAGCGGTTCCTATACGGTGCGCGGATGCGGAGGAGACGAGGAAAGTCTCAACCGACAGGTATGCTTGGCTAGTGAACAGCTCAAACGTTTGACCTTTCCCCAGTTCCCCCTTTCCCGCTCCATCCGCATCACTTCCAAATCGGCATTGGTTCTATCGCATTATGGCACTTCTAGCAAAGTGCAATCATTTTCATAGCACGTCTCCTGACGAGTGGAGTGTGCAGAGGATCATAATTGACACCCACCGAcggaacagtgtgtgtgtgtgtacgtgcgtgcgtgtttatGTATAAGTGTTCGTGTATGTCGCTAATATTTACCTTGTGTTGCTAATCTTTTAGTGCAACTGTTGTCATCCTTAGTTTGCTCGATTCAGACGCTTACGATAGTGACGAAAGTAGCAGCTGGAATGCATTGAAAGCATCGTTGAATCGTTAGCCCAACTATCTGGTGATTgatcaagcagcagcagcagcaccattaCTTCTCACTAGCATGATTGATCGGTCGATCGATTGTTCACGCATTTGGGCATAGCGGTTCTTGCGCTATATTGTTCCGACCATTCTGCATTACTTAGCCATAGCGGATCGATAAGCACAGCACAAGTTCATCTCATCAAAACtttccattttattttcctttccggCACACTTTTCCACATGCAAATGATGCCATCGCACGGACCTTGCGCTTCTCCTATCTTTTACTATCTATCACTTTTCACATGTTTCCATTAtcttttctttatttgttttatatgTGTGTTTCCAGCGTGGTTGGTCTAGAACTCGCACTCTTTCCATTAGCTGCCCGGCAGGCACCGTTAGTCCTCTTGAACCAAGAGGATCGACGACACAGGTGCggtttttcataattttaacaCTTTCTCTCACTTTTCTACATTTTCGGCTGCTCAGATTCAATATATACATTCATCTTCTATATGTCAAATGGATGGGTTTGGTTTACTTACTTTGAAGCTTTTGATAAATCTCTCCTTTTCTTGCTACCCTTGTGTTATTGTATCGAATGATGCTCAACTACTCGTTGTTGAAaatgaatattatttttccCGACTTGATGTACCCCTTAGTGTTTGAAAGATGTATGTGAATTGTTGAGTtccaaaaaaggggaaaaaatctTTCGGGGAttcttgccatttttcgagttTATTTCTCAAATGGTGTACCTCCTTTATATTTTCACGAAGAACAGTAACATGCACAGCTTCATATAAAATCTTTAATTAAAGAATCTCTGGTTCTTCAGCAAcatgtatttttttagaaaCCCCTACACGTTTTGTGTCTTCATTCCCGTTATCTTTGCCACcgtaaagaagaaaaaaaaacattttgtgATTATATCTTGTTCTTATCTTTGTTGTAAAAGTAACATAATGTGGGCACCATTTCCCTGTGCTAAATTGTTTTATCACACAGTGTtaacataaatgaaaacatttgcaaaacaaatcatCCTTCTATCTATCACATTTGGGTATTAATCTTTTCTAACTCTATGGAATTGTGTTTCTTGTATCTGTGAGTCTTATATCATTTTCTTTGGATTGGTAGCATTAGAACAGTTAGCAATTGTTTGCAACAGGTAGTGGATACTTATCTCTTCGTATTTTGTATGAAAACCTAAACTATCCGAGTTGAGTTTAGATATCATTTGCCATCAATTTACCACTTCTCTGTAGTAAAGAAATAGTTAATCAAAGATGCAACGTGTGTATGTATCCTATCCACAAAACTTGTTGAAGAATGTGATAGCTCAGTTGTTGTAGATGCTATGTTGGTTACAGCAGCACGATATAAGTTTATATATTGATTTATTGCCTCAATGAATGCAAAGTTGTAGAAAGCGCTGTACTATTATCTCATAACATACTTACTACAAATGTGTTGTACCACACCGAATCAGATTCCAGAGGAGCTAACGCTAGACTATGCGGAAATTACATCCATTCCTCCATTGCCCTTGTGGACTCTGCTGGCAGCAGACAAAGAATCGACCAGTAGCAATTTGCAGCAAAATGACGAAGTGAAGGTAAGCTCTAGCGCCAAAAACTATGTTGCGAAACTGTCTAACCCGATGCATGGCTTCCAATGTGTAGGATTACAATGAACTGTTCGAAAGCAACACGGCGGACGAATCGCTTGACGATTTGCTGGACGATGAAAGTGGCGGTGGTGAGACGAATCGCCACATGGATCGACGTTCCTCGCTGCCCGAAAAGCACTTCCTTTCCCATTTCGGTCCCCGCCAAGGGCAGCTGCTTTCGCGACTGCTGACCCACACCCATCTGCCCGGACTGTCGTCGCTCGATCAGATGCATCTGCTCGCGCTGGCAGATACAGTATCTACGTGCAACATTGACTTTGCGGAGCGGTTTGCGATCGATGCTGCCAAAACGGCGATCGCGAAGGAAAATTTGACCGGCGTACCGAACACGGAAAACATTTCGACCGATTCGCTGGACGACTGCGGGCTTCGATTTTTGCTAGCAATGAAACATTACAACTATTTGCTGCGATGTTTGCCGATTTCACAGCGCCATTCGTTCCAGAAGCAGGGCGTCGGGACGTCCAACATCGTGTGGGCATTCCACTCGGAGAGCGAGGAAGAGCTGCTGAATCTAATCCCATCGTACGTGAAAGGCCAACCGAAGTGGCACGTGCTGAAGGAGCTCGGCGTCGGATGGTGGCTGCGAAATAACAACCTGCTGCGCCAGTGCATCGAACGCCTGGCAAAGGCGTCCTTCCAGGCCAATCAAGATCCGCTCGACGCTGCCATCTACTATAtggcgatgaaaaagaaaTCAGTCGTATGGGGACTGTATCGTTCGAAAAGGGACGAAAAGATGACTGCGTTCTTTGCAAACAATTTCGCCGAGGATCGCTGGCGCAAGGCGGCATTGAAGAATGCATTCGCACTGCTAGGAAAGCAGCGATTCGAGCACGCCGTTGCGTTCTTCCTCCTGGCAAATTCGCTCAATGACGCGCTGGAAGTTTGCTTAACGAAGCTGGAAGATTTGCAGCTCGCCCTGGTGATTACGAGATTGTACGAAGGAGAGCACGATGCCACGCCGCCGAGCTTCAAGAAGCTACTGTACGAGGAGGTATTGGGATGCGACAAGAACGGTGAAAATCAGGACCTCAGTCGTGCGCATCCGGATCCATTCTTGCGCTCGATGGCACTTTGGATATTGAAGGATTACTCCGGTAGCTTGAGCACGTTGCTGGACAGCCAG
Proteins encoded:
- the LOC1275236 gene encoding dmX-like protein 2 isoform X1 produces the protein MNCHQILSGACNAGDRCFAVGSVEGVPFTAYAAGCNIVVLASNFERVQIIPGAVHNYIRISALDASTDTGKIAAAYEDKVCIFEPTPLIHTERASTHGLEYKWVQTGSLQAASHISSLSWNLEGTRLLTGGTVLQLWHERLSKQDDDEPGSVKFEIGGERDPKTPTGEEEADSSSWDCVWKCHTATPVHHMAFSPDGTLFATSGKSDRLVKVWYENKYTLFPNKSFDQSQSQSFAGAPEISYGFVYVAHPRAVTHLSWRKTSKYMPKGSVSNMLVTSCLDNICRIWVETVLPEDGLVNMNQFDPLASQNPKFRTHRHKHRFMQRLKHMKTCFHIRRHAKHSTGGPNGLNGMGPGFGGPGASSGFGNAPIPTLPSTYSVHDFHSYGYHGTGMRSGLHFHLAASINAETDIPLVPSMHTTDPSTQPNFILHWLNNKEMHFTLQAEGILQEMTRKVIEKEEMQNASGSNSEGGGGVGANDPGGSLLMEDGSITDHHRKGQLRSALSQEESNSSEEHPPMHSQHRSHSIGAGSHVGLPSHHSLSNTTSINSLANDGNLHVTDSLDMKIDCLLRDWQHSPDLLFSIHPIDGSYLIWVVEWLDEYHPGSYRQAQVSFSTRIPSAFPLGDAMSMSTTVALYNTGGNLGFRDMIMRGPKSSCGAGGLSNGGQLDVVSDVVTSLPSVMEENEANEDDNAEQASNAETENRGGEETGDHHASKKDHTGADGAPLEQADILTAPPSPTISMVTKHSNGTLNLWQLTFADRSKFSQVLSIGHASRASGHRFRVNDITCHPVLPLLLTTSHHNIPDIPTGEPAQPGGGTGNRSAGMHRSKDVCAPSGFCSELILWRVDAVGPLSQSGGVSELARINSPEISAFSNVAWIPTLLPSTTLGNLSNSPSACFVASDGECLRVYQAVIDARTLLAEISSSERRCRRMDSLMSLSTESSENAGMLPPILHDKIKIVSQQSTARPGCIIQLDAIDDATHDWQNTQFLHVFQEQLITGERTESMDPFAGANHTTLPAGSSIDADGLNPDLKPTIGLMDGGMGAMVDLQRNAQFEQPFYLVVLERTQNGTTLHMWRIVIASQPAAADEMSSSMMYVPDSNLVQDLDDPENLHRPSVVPDDLPKSAGHHRAPLDHASHVNISTTKVCTQELPLPDGVDVIHAAPAAGHLSSSSIYPACFAPYIIVTACSDSTVRFWKCKSTTRKEGGKGAGESESSQVPHYEWCEWEMIRKDQESTIDVNGQLLHISAAYSGRIACAYKYGKSFTRPTKSSDPETRFVNLSVAIYECESTGGSEWVLEDTIHLKNIHLPRIQVDHNLDLSYLYDTRTLQKKQRLNQVLHTLSHDDARSPRSVNGDVTPEALAKPGTGLLAVPSFSTLQSLRKSITEHGNTCPITQKHLVQLDWVSKEDGSHILTVAVGSKILLFTPVSSDLAQSNMKAMKESQSTNRPLLRKASSLAQPHFNDEIRWMKLRQIELTTADGLPPLPMQISWVRDGIFVAGMDSEMHVYSQWKPQSNSLYNVNPQLDIDDMYDTRNLKDEDLRSMAQDSTQRRLANVSSMPVLSRVSSINLNQMLSSADTKKKKTLAAASTGQIGAVAAAAAAADQQQQPGHHDYMTDYGLFEASRIACPVLPQYHPKQLMELLNSGKIRWVKAILAHLVRCISGSYTVRGCGGDEESLNRQRGWSRTRTLSISCPAGTVSPLEPRGSTTQIPEELTLDYAEITSIPPLPLWTLLAADKESTSSNLQQNDEVKDYNELFESNTADESLDDLLDDESGGGETNRHMDRRSSLPEKHFLSHFGPRQGQLLSRLLTHTHLPGLSSLDQMHLLALADTVSTCNIDFAERFAIDAAKTAIAKENLTGVPNTENISTDSLDDCGLRFLLAMKHYNYLLRCLPISQRHSFQKQGVGTSNIVWAFHSESEEELLNLIPSYVKGQPKWHVLKELGVGWWLRNNNLLRQCIERLAKASFQANQDPLDAAIYYMAMKKKSVVWGLYRSKRDEKMTAFFANNFAEDRWRKAALKNAFALLGKQRFEHAVAFFLLANSLNDALEVCLTKLEDLQLALVITRLYEGEHDATPPSFKKLLYEEVLGCDKNGENQDLSRAHPDPFLRSMALWILKDYSGSLSTLLDSQIGSMHPLFDDESAALGSASHHDAGHSTNPNVFNFYVYLRTHPLLIRQHIASSAQDKKRAQVVIAGFSYGDTSTVSGGLATDKQIQLEDSITPLERQLYFTTAHAHFKAGCPALALEVLSKLPTKVIEQETSNVQSPASGLDAKDQSTLIATGTLDWSNETSGKETATSFDWGASTGNSTAMDWGAPVSTQLNGGEDEFKIVWDDDGAAAGDDCESSDDDGGIQIKKKPEPDSLPLNKNTDTEFEDGGSSGGGSLDIMAQQLKFIACLKILMEELSTLATGFEVDGGQLRYQLYVWLEREVEALKQLCNYSTGDSENTAIEDTTTNAEVVDRDTPVLANKFQHDKPTLHEILIQEKQDFEAKVQRAARRKRWLKANETLLRTLLSYCSLHGASGGGLASVRMELVLLLQELQQEKTQQQLLSPLPFPTTLPLLSACVAGNKTVIADPLRYLQSHTHDMLQTMVNMRTPPHMNRAYTFPSGIFVLRDLAVALSACIYQSLCDSDTFSVKQSSSSIDGGSQGCHSPGMETIAKLNASCQSTHLMANAAAHQRRRKYSTDEPLAVSTPPSKWPGVTNLRALLAREKDEDTPRLNVLLCESFVAAYMALFVYALTTCDCHILYRLAGQNFCDSSWSTLFGGGVKKLLRKATSHAQTAQTVQAQMQQESMEGSAEAGASSAEGSVWGAVTSLTKHRVKLNMKLLGPFAGPQGASNMKEDKPTYREQFVPPEMSMVSYFLTKPIPKGLGADEEEYDSADSAVSDLDDEDEDEDVFNDPLNNDPKASQVSAAVRKHRLENTEHSNPNSYSWCIMRFALIRVAQNQLQSFIAIAGIEMQELPVSSPLVHGILRSLSSWQDLLKEELENRGPASVDYIPGCFIESEAKGPAIHKYRSLLERSNTPFSPCLAASAPARRLWNYLVRIESVQEIFIRAVFGKKKSSSSAFDPGTGLGSASASVVDSGTPVGNENNGSLAHHQQHNQNIPEPVRIIHKDQEQISAFCLNMVNPGLLALATPREVQEMDISLLLESPNWMEDECEMDIMNLSKDIESLASSNFLVIHTSTDKHLLNQNISSAQNYGAPSSPQPGIAGQSGRGASVIKGATFPGSQCPRFCKLVIDRSKHLLKPVLKHKVDNIKRMCAHPLMPLYLTGGQDGSVQMWEWGHQQVVCTPRSPGTFAKVTRCRFSQHGNKFGIADGDGNLSLWQVGLASQNNRPFFTYQCHNKGITDFVFLGSCSLVATAGHSSESKNVAIWDTLLPQKKALVAAFTCHDQGASSLAYAPQHQLLISAGKKGDVSIFDVRQRILRHRFQAHEHPIKCLAIDPNEEQFVTGSADGDIKVWGLSIHTQLYSFMGEHARSSFFKHIGQGVTQLQIDQGGRLFSCGADGSMKVRQLPDRESIVHSLY